The DNA sequence CCAGAAAAGTAGAATGGTTTTACCTAGAAGGTATCTCATCAGATTATAATCAGCAATATCCGATAGCTATAACTGGGAAGGGCTCACCAGTTTTACTTATTCATGGTTTTGATAGTTGTTTCCTTGAATTTAGAAGACTAGTAAGTTATTTAGAAAGTTCACATAAGCTAATTATTCCTGATTTATATGGATTTGGATTCTGCCCACGACCAGAAAACACTCAATATGGCATAAATAAAATCATCGAACACCTAGAAGCAGTAATAGAAAGCATTGTAGGAGATTCTTCCATTGGCTTAATAGGGGCCTCAATGGGTGGAGGTATAGCAATTGAGCTAGCTAGAAAGGTTAATTCAAAAATAGATCGTCTATTATTACTTTCACCAGCGGGCATAATAGGAAAAGTTAAACCATTGCCAAGGCCACTAGATCAATTAGGCGTCTGCATTCTTAAGAATAAATTTGTTAGGAAGCAATTGTGTATTAAAGCATTTGCTAATCCAACAAAGGATGTTGGGGTACAAGAACAGCAGATAGCATCAATACATATAAATGTCCCTGGATGGAGTAGTTCTCTTGCAGCCTTTGCCAGATCTGGAGGAGTTGCAAATTGCGGAAAACCTGTTCCAAATCAACCCATAAAAGTAATATGGGGAGATAAAGATAAAATCCTAAATAAGGAAATAAAGGAATCTTCTATGAAAATCTTAAAGTGCGAATATGAGGAGATTCCAGAATGTGGCCACCTACCTCACTTAGACGTGCCAGAAGTTGTAGCAACTAATTGGCTTAAGAAATGGAAGTAAAAAAACATAGCCCCAGAAGCAATAATTCGTTCACCTCTCTAATTGAAACCTCTTTAAAACTCTGGATAAAAACAAAATGTAATAGCATTAAAGATTTATCTTTAGAAATTAATACTTCCCCTTCGAATCTTTTGAAAGGTCACGTATCCCAAGTCAATTTAGAAGCTAGCAAAGTAGACTTTAAAGGTATTATTATTGATAAAATAAATATCTGTGCAGAAGGTATAAAGCTAAAACTGCTTCTTTACAAATTAACTCCAAAAGTTTCACTATCGAAAGAATTCCATATAGATTTTGAAATATTATTATCAAAGGATGGTATTAATAAAATCATCTCTTCTGAGAAATGGTCTTGGATAAGAAGTTGGTTTAAAAAAGAGTTCTCTTTGAATTATCATTTTAAAATCCTAGGTATTAGAAATAATCTATTGATTCTACAAACTCTAAATAGTATAGAAGATATTACTATTGAAAAAAACCTTAGTATTAAAGTAATTAATGGTACATTGGAAATTTCGGATATTGCTTCTAAGAAAACTTCTTTATTTCCAATGGATGAGTCTATCAATATCAAAGAAGCGACAACAGATGATAATTCTATAAGAGTTAAGTGCTCCTCAAAAGTAACACCTTGATCAAGGTAAATACTTCTACTAATTGATTAAAGGAATTATCAATATAATTACATAGTAAACAATCGCTGGGGTAAAAAGATAACTGTCTATTCTATCCAATATGCCGCCATGTCCAGGTAAAACATTTCCAGAGTCCTTTAAGCCTGCATCTCTTTTCATCATTGATTCTGTTAAGTCTCCTACCAATGCAAAGAAGGCTACCAGCATACCTAGCATAGCCCCAATAAAAACTCCCATTTTCCATTCAAGTATAAATCCAGAAATAGCGCCGATCGATATAGCTGAAAGGAAGCCTGCTATGGCACCTTCAATAGTTTTAGAAGGGGAAATTGGAGAGAGAGGTCTTCTCCCATAAATTTGACCAAAGACATAAGATCCGATATCGAAAGCAACAATCATTAGGCACGTAATAAAAGTCATAACAAACCCAATATTAAATAGCCCTGATAAACCATGTGTTAAAGAAGGTGAGCTTTGAGTGAGGTCTAAATGTGTGATGTTTCTTAATTTGATCCAATGACTTGGTAAGAAACCAAGGTAAAAAAGTCCAAATATTGAAGCGGCAATATCTGCTATCGATCCTGTCTTAGGTTGCAAAAGCAACCAACCACAAATAGCCGCCCCAGTAAGAGGTAATACTCCCGCCGAAATAAAACTTGTAAATCCTTCTCCTATACCAAAATGGGTCGTAAGAAGAAGTAATTGACAAGCAACAAGAGTTGTTTTCGTAGCAGGACGAATACCGGTAAATTCTGCCATTCGAAAATACTCAAGAAGCGCTAGGTGCACAATTAAGCAAAGAGATAAAGTAAACCACCACCCTCCAAGTCCAACAAATAAAAGGCCTAACATTCCTGCTACAAAACCACTAATAATTCTTTTTCGTGAAAGCCCTGAAAGCATTAGTAAAGAACTCTGATTTGTGATGGAATTTGATTAGGCCAAAGTTTATTTTGTTCAATCATCCAGTTA is a window from the Prochlorococcus marinus str. MIT 9211 genome containing:
- a CDS encoding alpha/beta fold hydrolase, with the translated sequence MYNYEEGFNKTIENLLDPYAKSLARKVEWFYLEGISSDYNQQYPIAITGKGSPVLLIHGFDSCFLEFRRLVSYLESSHKLIIPDLYGFGFCPRPENTQYGINKIIEHLEAVIESIVGDSSIGLIGASMGGGIAIELARKVNSKIDRLLLLSPAGIIGKVKPLPRPLDQLGVCILKNKFVRKQLCIKAFANPTKDVGVQEQQIASIHINVPGWSSSLAAFARSGGVANCGKPVPNQPIKVIWGDKDKILNKEIKESSMKILKCEYEEIPECGHLPHLDVPEVVATNWLKKWK
- a CDS encoding LmeA family phospholipid-binding protein — encoded protein: MEVKKHSPRSNNSFTSLIETSLKLWIKTKCNSIKDLSLEINTSPSNLLKGHVSQVNLEASKVDFKGIIIDKINICAEGIKLKLLLYKLTPKVSLSKEFHIDFEILLSKDGINKIISSEKWSWIRSWFKKEFSLNYHFKILGIRNNLLILQTLNSIEDITIEKNLSIKVINGTLEISDIASKKTSLFPMDESINIKEATTDDNSIRVKCSSKVTP
- a CDS encoding phosphatidate cytidylyltransferase; translation: MLSGLSRKRIISGFVAGMLGLLFVGLGGWWFTLSLCLIVHLALLEYFRMAEFTGIRPATKTTLVACQLLLLTTHFGIGEGFTSFISAGVLPLTGAAICGWLLLQPKTGSIADIAASIFGLFYLGFLPSHWIKLRNITHLDLTQSSPSLTHGLSGLFNIGFVMTFITCLMIVAFDIGSYVFGQIYGRRPLSPISPSKTIEGAIAGFLSAISIGAISGFILEWKMGVFIGAMLGMLVAFFALVGDLTESMMKRDAGLKDSGNVLPGHGGILDRIDSYLFTPAIVYYVIILIIPLIN